AAACGGCATACTGCCAAGCTATAAGAGAAATGCCCGGATTCAGGGCCCTGAATCCGGGCATTTCGTTTTAACCAAGAACATCTGTTATTTCTTTCATGTTTTCACCCATATAGGCGATGGCTTCGTCAATTGTGGCGAACTCTTTTGCCTCAAAGGTCATTTCATCCTGCAGAAGCCAGACATCTTTCTTATCCTCGTATACGCCGC
The window above is part of the Metabacillus dongyingensis genome. Proteins encoded here:
- a CDS encoding DUF2552 family protein, with the translated sequence MKDRLTSLKNIALNKTWVSFLNSNHPYTLLHWSIGGVYEDKKDVWLLQDEMTFEAKEFATIDEAIAYMGENMKEITDVLG